Genomic window (Gasterosteus aculeatus chromosome 1, fGasAcu3.hap1.1, whole genome shotgun sequence):
CTGTGTTGAAAGAGTGGTTTTCTGCATGAAAGGTGTACTGAGAAATTAttttaggctttttttttttgtgtgccattgtctctcctctctgtggtAGAAAATTTGTTCTAGCCGGGTAAGTAACACTCGCCATTTTATCACGCAAACCATCCTGCTTTTCTGTGGCCGACTGCGTCGCCGCAAAGTGCATTTCCAACATTCACACCAGGGCGTGCGCCTCAGCAGATGAGCTTGATCCAAATGGAGCATCcatgcaaaattaaaaaaaaagtcctacAGAGCTGATGACTCTGTGTCATGAAATGCATGTGCGCCCTGCAGAGCTGCACACAGCACTGGTGAACCTGGTGGAGCCAGATGTTACCTTTCACCGCACAGGCAATCCCTTATTATGCATTTTGCATCACAGATAAATCACTATTGGGGTGATTTCCGACCCAcggcacacacacgcgcacaaataTAAGGTCCTGCATGTGCGGTGGTTTGGAAATGTGCTGGATGCTCCCTCATTGCTTCTTTTGTGGCATGTTGTCATCGACGTTCTCCCTGAATCTCTTCACTCTTTAGCACAGTTGTTTCGTAGTGTTGATGTTCTACCTACAAATATGTATGTTTATGTGGATTCCATTACATTTTAGACTTATTTCTgaaaaaagcactttgagttgaaaatgacatttgaaCAATCCATCCAAAAAGGAATACTTGTCTCCTTAATTGATTTATGTAGACCAGTTCAAGGTCGTGATGCTCTTACAACCAAAATACAACTTGACTTAACTCAAaatcctccttttctttcaatATTGCGTTAAAATATGCAGTTCACTTTTTGAACTggtccctttttcttcttttgcagaAATCTGGAGCTCTTTCAGGGATCCCCATTTCAGGGGTAAGTGGATCTATTCTTACTGTCCAGCATCGTCTCCATCGAAGCTTTGAAGCATTGACCTGATGTGTGTTCATTGACGTCAGTGTCTCGGGGATCAGTCGGCAGCGCTCGTTGGACAGATGTGTTTTCAGGACGGTCAGGCTAAAAACACGTGAGTGCTTAATTAAAATGCATCTTCCCTTCAAATGTTTCTCTCCTGGCACTCATGTTTCTCCTGCGCTTCAGGTACGGAACTGGCTGCTTTCTGCTGCGAAACACAGGAGCCAAGGTACAACGCTTAAGACCCGCCGCACGTGTCCTTTGTGGTGACGACGGAGCACATTCTGCACACTTTGTCTCCTCTGTTTGCAGCCCGTGATGTCGGACCACGGCCTCCTGACCACCGTGGCGTACCAACTTGGTCGAGACAAACCTGCGTGCTACGCGCTCGAGGTGAAGTATCTTCAGCACGCCGACGCTCCTTTTCACTGTATTCCACGTAAACGTACATCCTATCTATTCTAACAGGGCTCCGTGGCCATTGCTGGAGCCGTGGTCCGTTGGCTGCGGGACAACCTCGGGATCATCGGATCATCTGAAGAGCTCGGTATGTGCTACTAATCAAACTAGTTCTGAGGTTTCTTCAGAGAGGAATGTTTCAATTGAAGGTGCCACGCGATGtctttctgtcctctgcagaGAAGTTGGCTGCGTCGGTCGGTACATCCTACGGCTGTTATTTTGTTCCCGCCTTCTCGGGTCTTTATGCTCCTTACTGGGAGCCCAGTGCGAGAGGGTGAGTCCGAGCTCTGGTCCGCAGCGCGCTTAAGAATGAAATCCTGAGGTCGTTCCCTCTGACCCCGCGCCGTGTTCCTCCGACTCACAGGATCATCTGTGGCCTGACGCAGTTCACCAACAAGAGCCACGTGGCGTTCGCTGCACTGGAAGCTGTGTGCTTCCAGACGAGAGAGGTGAGCCACGGAGGAACGCTCCATGAACTATACTGCTTCCTCTATTCAGGTGTCCTCCATGGTTGTTTTCTTTGGTGCAGATACTGGACGCAATGAACCAGGACAGCGGCATCCCGCTGACTCAGCTGCAGGTGGACGGAGGAATGACGTCCAACAAGCTGCTGATGCAGCTGCAGGCGGACATCCTCTGCATCCCCGTCGGTAAGACGTCTGGTTATGTGTCTTTATGCAGCGTGACGACCAGAGGAAACGCTGGACAGGTTAAAAAATGTCAAAGGTTAAACCGATTCTGAGGTATAAATCTGGACTCCTTTCAAATGGCTAAATAAGCGTTTCAACAGCACCCTGCGAGCAtcgctgccctctgctggcaaCTTGAGGAATTCATTTTAACACTAACTGTTGCCTGCAACCTTTTAAAATGCACCATCTGAGTTCCTTCAATAGAGTAACAAGTATTGGAACAAGATGCTCGTTCCTGACGGTGGAAGTGATTTACGTTTTGGCAGTGAAGCCGTCCATGCCGGAGACCACCGCTCTCGGGGCGGCGATGGCGgcgggagcagcagagggcgTGAGTGTGTGGAGCCTGAGCCCCGAGGACCTGAGCGCTGTCACCTCCGAGAAGTTCGAGCCTCAGATCAACCCCGACGGTACggtgagccgccgccgccgccacccgTCTGAACGCGTCCCTCCTCAGCCGCCGCTTGatgagtcctgtgtgtgtgtgtgttggcagagaGCGAGTTCCGGTACGCCCGGTGGAAGAGGGCGGTTCAGAAGTCCATGAACTGGGAGACGACGGAGCCAGTTGGAAACGGCAACGGTAGGAGGAGACGTTCCTCTGTCCTTTAAATCCGTAACGCTGCAGCTctcacttgttgttgttgagtctTAACCTGCACGTAACGGGCGTTTATAATTTCATGTGACAATCTGCCTACATTGGTTACAATAACAGAACTGTGACACATCAGCATTGAGGCAGAAAGCATCTCCTGATGTGCATGTGTGACCGTATCTCTTAGTAGGTTTacagttttgtttatttgtgtaatgGCTCTTCTGTGTCCGTGTAAAGGTGAGACGAGCATCTTCAGCAGCATCCCTCTGGGCTTCTACATCATGGGCAGCATGTTGATGTTAGTTGGTGCCAAATACCTCGCAGGTCAGCGCGGCTTCTTCAGTTGTGCACAAATACTCAAGCATTTTTGTAGCTGCGTTTGCACGTTGTTTCGTTAAAGTTAATCCCAATTCATTTCTGTGTATTGTGAAGCTTTTTAAATCGACCAGATGTTTGTGTCGTCAGGTCAGGACTAACTCCTGGAGGCAAAGAGGAACCGGACCAACGCTCCACGCTTTTGACGCTGAATCTGACCGAAGACCAGGACAACTTTGAACACACGGACTCtctattttctttcctcctcttccgtACGTTTCTTTACAACAGGTGTCGGTGCATTAGGTTGATTTTAGCAGGAGTTTGCATGGggtatttattatttcactgTGTTGATAATATAAATGATCTTATTTATGCAGAAACTTCCCCAAtgggatttacttttttttttttttttttgaagtgaAGATTGCAAACTTGTGTTGGATGTTGTTCCAAACCAGAGCACTTTAATGTGTTGTCTTTGTGACGTGTGTACTAACAGACTTTaatgtatacacacatatatttttgtttctatCATTTGAGATCAAGACACAAATTTAGGTTTTTGTGAACATAACAGGGCAGATTTATTGGACTGAGGGTTTTCTTTGAAAAGGGAAGTGATTCTTTTGTACCAATAAGcctgtttttaaattgtcacAATGCGGTTTAAAACATGGCAGAGATGAATCAACATTAGTTCACAAAGAAAAATACCTCTGAATCAACTCTAGAATTCAACCCTGATCATCAAATGACATCAGAAAAATGGcagaacttgtgtgtgtgtatattttttgcAAAACGTGATACATTTTAGCGGCAGGCAAATGTTTTCTTGCAACTCTCGATACGCTTTATCGCTCTAAaatattctgtgtttttaacTACTTGATAGACGGTTGGTGCAACGAGACAATTATGAAACAAATATTGAACTGATCCCCCTTTGCTTCATGTATGACAAGTCAAAGTGTGTTTACTCTGTTCTTCGGCGTGGATCTGATTTGATACCTGATAACAGGTGGAGGCACAAAGTGTATTTATtaacaaatatgtttttcacTGTATGTTCATGACCTGATGGGGTTACATCACTTCATTCAAAGTGCTCTTTTGTGGTGTGACCACAAAGTACttacaaataattaaaaatgtaaaatagtgGAAATCTTGTATTTCTTACTTGAATAAAATGAGGCAAACCCCTGAAGGCAAAGTGCTGCCGATGGGGCCTCCAACTGTGAACCTGAGTCCACACCTGCTCTCCTCGGTGGGAATGTGGAGGCGATGCGGGCGGCAGGTTGCCTCTGACTTGCAATGCGATAAAATGAGGAAACTGTGCTTGTGACAACGTGTCTCGTGGTGGGAAACCGGTTTTCTGGGAGCACGCGGGTTGCGAAGAACAAAGCCGTATCGTTCGGACTTGTGTGTTGCGTGGGCTGTTTTTAAAGATCagcaaaaaaatgcatttaaacgTCGTTGCGTGAGTCAACGACCGTACAAGTTATTCAAGTTCTATTCACCGGTTGGGTGATTTGCACTCGCTTCACCTGGACTGAAGCCAGGAACAAGCTGCCTTTCTCTGCaggggaacccccccccccccccccccccccttgctatCATCTGTTATCTTTGTCCACTGCCAATGCAACTAATTCAATCGTTCCCTTTTACGTGCTTATCTGCTCCATGGATAGATGACTAAATACTCGATATGATGAGGCACGGTTTGAGTTGAGTTACTGATTGACCTGTTACTCGTCTCTCATTTGCATACGACCTGACTTTGATGTATATTCCAATACTGGTTGGAGACCCATCGCTAACCGGTCTACCAGGAAGTTGAGTCATTTGTGTGGCGGTTGTTCCTCGTTTGTGATCTCGCTGTAATAAGATGAACGTTGACTCGGCCGTTTCCGTTTCGTTGCTCTGCCACTTTACGTTCCAGGTGTGTGAGAGAAGGAAGAACTTCGCTTATAAATGACTCATTGCACCTTTTGAAGCCAAGAGGGAACAGCGACCCGAGGAAGCCAGAATCTGCCGATGGGGTCCGACTTCAGGCAGGAGGATAAAGGTCAGTGTTCGCGCTTTGTGATCGGAGGgaaatggttttaaaatgcTGAAATTAAAACGGATCATTTTCTTGTTCCTGAACGTTTGATTCCACTTGTATTGTTTTGCCAGACTCACATTAAACTAACCCGACAATAACTTTGAGTGGTTTCAAGTTGTCATGACGCACATTAAGTCAACAAATGCCGTCTCTGCTCCGATGGACAAGAAGGCTTAATGGAATTTGATTCTTCTAAATTTTACTCTGAAATCaccctgttgtgtttgtgcctgACTGCTCATTTACCTCCAGTCACACATCCACTCTGGTACCGTCCTCAAGGAGCATTTTCATCATGTAGTATTCTTCATTTCACCTGGACCTTTGAACCCAGCTGCTTCCAGCTGGTGAAGGATCTTTATCCAACAACCAGCTTTACATGTCCGCAGGCTTTCTGATCGCTGATCCCAGACCAGCAGAATACGTCCCAGCCGCACAGAAGAGGACCGTGAAAGAGCTGCTAACGATGAGACGGGTAAGACACAGGAATGTCAGAGAGGTCGAGAAGACGTTCAACAGTCAAGTCCCCTCAAGTGATATTAAGCACATTTCCCCATTTAACCGTTGTTCAaaccaaattactcccaacaaAGAAACAATCGTGACAAAAGCGACATGTGCAGTTTATTCTTTACCTGCATGTCAACTGCTTTCTGACGTTTGTAAACCAAATGATCGGATTTCTTCAAGTGTCTTTTGAGAGCAGTGGGCCTCGTTTATGATTCCCGATTATATGTTAATTATTTCTGCATAAACGTGTTGACCGATTTAGTTTTGTTAATGAGGAATGACTTGAGTTCCTAAAATATGAGGAAGGAGGAGTCGAGCATTCCTCTGCGAgcagaaaccaaaaacatgaacgTCTTTCAGAGATGGAACTGCTCACAGGATGACCAGAATTCTGCATTCAAATATGCGAAATGTGAGAACCCTCACCTGCTGGGCCGCCCCGCGCCGCCGAACTCCCACCTCGCCCATCGCCTCTGCACCTCTGGCCCCGAAAACGGTCCGCATCAACATCCGGCCCCGCACGCACAAACGGCCCCGGAGTTCACCCTGTTCCACTGGCAAATCCAGCGGGAGATGCAGAAGGTCGGAGGACTTTCTCCTGAGCTGCTCGTCATGCAGGACGCGGACGACGACACGTACGTTGGCGACGCAGGCGGCCCGAAAACGCGAATGAGATCCCCGAGCGGATCATAAAACCGCCGTTTCCTTTCCCGCCCCGACAGGTTCCTCCACATCGCGGTGGCTCAAGGTCGACGGGCCCTCGCTTACGCGCTGGCGGCGCACATGGCCCAGTGTGGCTCCCTGGACATGAAGGAGCACAACGGACAGGTACAGCAACACCGCAACGCCCCGACCGGTGAACGGGAAGCCTAAGAGACCGTGAACCTCTGCTCTTCTGCGCAGACGGCTCTTCAGATTGCAGCCGCCACCGATCAGCACCTGATAGTCCGCGACCTGCTGACCCACGGGGCCCAGGTCAACGCCCGGGACTACTGGGGACGCTCTCCGTTGCACCTGTGCGCCGAGAAAGGACACCTTCTCAGCCTCCAGGTGAGATTCAACCGATGAGTCGCGGGGCAAGTACCTCGTCACACAGCACGTTGAACACGGAACACCGGGGTGTATTTCACAGAGCATCCGCAGGACCCTGATGGGGAGCGGCGAGCCCGTTGACGTCGAGATGTTCAACTACGACGGTGGGTTTCGTCTCGTGTGAGTGAAGCGCCGGCGTCACTCTCGCGTCCCCGTGATGacacgccgctctctctctctctctcggcagGTCTGACCCCGCTGCATGCGGCGCTGTTGTCTCACAACGCCGCCGTTAAAGAGCTGAGGAGTCCCGCGGGTCTCTGCTCGCACCGGGCCCAGGAGCTGCTGCGGGGGAAGCAGACGTATTTTGAGTGCATCAGGACTCTGCTGCTCATGGGCGCTTCCTGCGGGGCGAAGGTGACGgtcgagggagggaggggggtggggcgagggatgcgggggggggtcgtgttgCGTCGCCACGTGGGCCTCACCTCGCTCTCGTCTGCAGGATCTAAAAAGTGGACGGACGTGTCTCCACATGGCTTCCGAGGAGGCCAACGTCGAGCTGCTGCGCGTCTTCCTCGCGCAGCCGTCCTCGCCGGCGCTCGTCGATGCCCAGGCAAGTGGTCGAGTGGCGCGACAACGCGACAGCGTGAGCGTCGCACGTGTGAAGCtcttctgcatgtgtgtgtgtgtgtgtgtttcagacgtTCAGCGGGAACACGGCGCTGCACATCGTCTGCTCTTTGCAGAAGCGCGACGCTCAAGTGGAGGCCGCgaagctgctgatgaggagcgGCGCCGACCCCGGCGCCCGGAACTTTGAGAACGAACTGCCGTGTCAGCTGGTGCCACAAGGACCCGCTGGTGAAAAGgtagaggacggggggggggtaaattaaTGATTACAGCAGCGCGATGGGAAGCAAACACTGTTACACAACCACATCCTTCTTGCATAAGCAGGAAGATGTGAAAATATTCAGACCGTAAAGCAGTGAAAcaagttaataacaaacatgtTGACGGGCTTCATGAGTTAATGTGCATGTCTGTTGAGAACCAGGTACTAGTgatggtttctttttttcaggtgcGGAAGATCCTGAAGGggaaatatttgaatatttgaagAGCAGCTCAAAAACACTGTCAGTCAGACGGTCCAATCTATCATATTATTTGCCAACGCGGCAGATGCAGGTTGTTTCTGTGAAACATGTCATTGTTCATTACTACGTAATGTCCAAAGAAAAGTGGGAATCCTTTTGAGCCAACCTTTGTGTAATGGGAATTAAATTTATACGTTTGAGATTAAAATACATCTATTAATGCCGACGTGTTCTTTCATATTTATGCAGGATTAAATCGTGGGTTTACTTTAGTTTGAGGGCGTTTTACTGTTTTTCATTTCTGCATatattggtttatttttttcatcttgaATTGAAAATGTTCGTActtgtaaatacatttacagtttTAAATATTGGAggtaattgtgtttatttactaTATGTGCATGGATTTTCCTTATGGTTGGATATTGTATTTGATGTAGAAAACATTGTGACAACACAAATGATTATTGTACATTACATCATAAGATAGTTTGAAGATATTTTGTTGTGAGTTGTTTAAATCTTTTGGTGGGGGATATGGAGTAAAAAGGATGTAGATTacaaaaagaagacattttactGAGAAATATTTGTTGGACTTAAACTTAAAGGGaggtgtttcatttgttttttagacCAACATACATGTTTTACGTTGTATTTTAATCTAAATGGCTCAAATGATCAATGTGAGAATTGTTTTCCTAATAAAGATTTTagcgttttttgtttgttgacgtTCTTGCATgattcagttttgttttcatcactgGTTCTCAACAGGATATTTAAAGGATATCACATAGATTTTGGACATGTTGTGATAGATATCCAATAAGCTCAATATGCAGCAGTTACAGTTAAAATGGCGTTATGAACGCCTTTAATGACGTCACACTTAATGATTATTCCCCTTGAAATTATTGTCAGTAGATCATGATGGACGTTGTACAGTAACCCTTCATAAACATGCTCAAGTACTCATGTCAGAAACGgttataaataatgaaataataagacCCCCTGGTGGTGTAATGACGTCACTATTTAGCGCGGGTTGATGACGCGTCCAAGATGGCCGACAAGCACCTGAGCTGTAACTTCCGCCGGGAGAAAGGAGACCGACGGCGGACGCTGCTGGTGAGTTATGACGTCACATTTAATGGCTTAACAGCTGAATATAAGAAATAACAGGATGTCCTGTTATATCATTAAGTTATGAACTGATTGATTTCTAATCCCAAAGTTGGACTCTGTTGCTCACATTAGCCGCTTGTTGGGTAACTGGACGCATTGTGGTTCACTTGCTTTataacaaaatatttcataaatCAAACTACGTTTTCTGTAGTTTCTCTCCATCCTTAAAGAGATTCATTTCCTTGTGTTGAACACTAGGTGGCGCCCTCCGTCTATCACATGGAATGATGCTGCTGTGCCCGTTTAAATGATTCTTTTGtcagtgttttttatattttaacgattgtgtgtctttaaaatgtttttttgttggaaaatgttggaggagcagctgcaaaACAACGAGGTTGAAGACTAAATTAACAGAGTGTGGAAACCTAAGTGAACCAAAAATATAGAtaactattttattttgtttagccTTTTATTCAGTCGATGGTGTAGAGAGGATTCAGGGCAGTtacaatatacatataattacttctttattttgaaatcggGAACCGAGCCTCTTGAAGCTTGTGTCTAAATGTCTCGTGTTCGTTGTACTGAATGATCAGAGACACTTGAAGGTCCTGGAGGAGACATTAGTTGTCAAATAAATTATTACTAGTAGCGGTTATTATAGTACAGTATTCCACAAAAAGCTCCTGAAAGCCTCAAGTCATCAAAAACCTGGTCTGGTATGCCgttaaaaagtaataaataagtATAAAAAGCCAATGACGTATCACACTGTTATGCCTACAAACAtcataaaaatatgtatataatataataatgttttaaaaaacattctaGTATTTTATTAATATCATGAAAACGTCCTTGTCGAGTTTAACAGATTGTATctttaacattgtttttatCAGTCATATTATTGTTTGCCATAAAATGTACTAATATAGTTTGTGTTCAGTCATGACAacttgttgtatttgttgtagtaTTCATAACAGTATGTGAATTTGATCCATTTTCTAATATGGTGCTTGTCTTCTCTCCACACGAGGGCGCAGTTTCTAGACTTGAGGACGAcgggtttcttcttctgctctgtaGTTACTCTGAGAAGTAACTTtaacgggggagggagggttacATTTTTAGTAAAATAGACCTTTGCATAACCGGCCTGCGTGTGTCTCATTGAAAGCCGGGAGGAGACAGACGTCTCTACTCTACCAGGGCGACGCACACTGATGTCCTCTCTGCAGTGGGGATCGAACCCGGGCTGATGCCACTCAAATTGGGGACAGCGTAACCACGCCACCA
Coding sequences:
- the LOC120820580 gene encoding glycerol kinase isoform X1, whose product is MNGTMAASSHRVTLGPLVAAIDQGTSSTRFLVFNSKTAELLSHHQVELKQSFPKEGWVEEDPKEILQSVYECMERTCEKLTQLNIDISNIKAIGVTNQRETTLVWDKETGEPLYNAIVWLDLRTQSTVERLINKTPGRNKNHLKHKTGLPISTYFSAVKLRWLMDNVDEVHQAVVSHRAMFGTVDSWLIWCLTGGKSGGVHCTDVTNASRTMLFNIHTLDWDPELCKYFGIPMEILPRVRSSSEIYGLMKICSSRKSGALSGIPISGCLGDQSAALVGQMCFQDGQAKNTYGTGCFLLRNTGAKPVMSDHGLLTTVAYQLGRDKPACYALEGSVAIAGAVVRWLRDNLGIIGSSEELEKLAASVGTSYGCYFVPAFSGLYAPYWEPSARGIICGLTQFTNKSHVAFAALEAVCFQTREILDAMNQDSGIPLTQLQVDGGMTSNKLLMQLQADILCIPVVKPSMPETTALGAAMAAGAAEGVSVWSLSPEDLSAVTSEKFEPQINPDESEFRYARWKRAVQKSMNWETTEPVGNGNGETSIFSSIPLGFYIMGSMLMLVGAKYLAGQD
- the LOC120820580 gene encoding glycerol kinase 3 isoform X2, producing MNGTMAASSHRVTLGPLVAAIDQGTSSTRFLVFNSKTAELLSHHQVELKQSFPKEGWVEEDPKEILQSVYECMERTCEKLTQLNIDISNIKAIGVTNQRETTLVWDKETGEPLYNAIVWLDLRTQSTVERLINKTPGRNKNHLKHKTGLPISTYFSAVKLRWLMDNVDEVHQAVVSHRAMFGTVDSWLIWCLTGGKSGGVHCTDVTNASRTMLFNIHTLDWDPELCKYFGIPMEILPRVRSSSEIYGLMKSGALSGIPISGCLGDQSAALVGQMCFQDGQAKNTYGTGCFLLRNTGAKPVMSDHGLLTTVAYQLGRDKPACYALEGSVAIAGAVVRWLRDNLGIIGSSEELEKLAASVGTSYGCYFVPAFSGLYAPYWEPSARGIICGLTQFTNKSHVAFAALEAVCFQTREILDAMNQDSGIPLTQLQVDGGMTSNKLLMQLQADILCIPVVKPSMPETTALGAAMAAGAAEGVSVWSLSPEDLSAVTSEKFEPQINPDESEFRYARWKRAVQKSMNWETTEPVGNGNGETSIFSSIPLGFYIMGSMLMLVGAKYLAGQD
- the nfkbiz gene encoding NF-kappa-B inhibitor zeta isoform X2, which encodes MGSDFRQEDKAGEGSLSNNQLYMSAGFLIADPRPAEYVPAAQKRTVKELLTMRRRWNCSQDDQNSAFKYAKCENPHLLGRPAPPNSHLAHRLCTSGPENGPHQHPAPHAQTAPEFTLFHWQIQREMQKVGGLSPELLVMQDADDDTFLHIAVAQGRRALAYALAAHMAQCGSLDMKEHNGQTALQIAAATDQHLIVRDLLTHGAQVNARDYWGRSPLHLCAEKGHLLSLQSIRRTLMGSGEPVDVEMFNYDGLTPLHAALLSHNAAVKELRSPAGLCSHRAQELLRGKQTYFECIRTLLLMGASCGAKDLKSGRTCLHMASEEANVELLRVFLAQPSSPALVDAQTFSGNTALHIVCSLQKRDAQVEAAKLLMRSGADPGARNFENELPCQLVPQGPAGEKVRKILKGKYLNI
- the nfkbiz gene encoding NF-kappa-B inhibitor zeta isoform X1, with the protein product MGSDFRQEDKGFLIADPRPAEYVPAAQKRTVKELLTMRRRWNCSQDDQNSAFKYAKCENPHLLGRPAPPNSHLAHRLCTSGPENGPHQHPAPHAQTAPEFTLFHWQIQREMQKVGGLSPELLVMQDADDDTFLHIAVAQGRRALAYALAAHMAQCGSLDMKEHNGQTALQIAAATDQHLIVRDLLTHGAQVNARDYWGRSPLHLCAEKGHLLSLQSIRRTLMGSGEPVDVEMFNYDGLTPLHAALLSHNAAVKELRSPAGLCSHRAQELLRGKQTYFECIRTLLLMGASCGAKDLKSGRTCLHMASEEANVELLRVFLAQPSSPALVDAQASGRVARQRDSVSVARVKLFCMCVCVCVSDVQREHGAAHRLLFAEARRSSGGREAADEERRRPRRPEL